The following proteins are encoded in a genomic region of Archangium lipolyticum:
- a CDS encoding glycoside hydrolase family 43 protein, with protein sequence MTLRYCNPVHDAYFADPFVLRVGDGYVAYGTGRVVDGRAFEVLTSPDLITWSSVGGALELLPPEAGSDYWAPEVTEAHGKWWMYYSVGFGDAGHHLRVAVADRPTGPFIDQGINLTPGERFAIDASPFRDEDGTWYLFYARDVLEGDRVGTMLAVDVLEGMTRLRGQPRTMLRPSGDWQVFLRERKMYGQVYDWHTLEGPFVRRYEGRYYCFYSGGSWLEPTYGVAYAVADHPLGPWVEPAGIPPLLRTVSDKVIGPGHNCVVTGPGGQDVVVYHAWDPGRTARRMCIDPLVWGEQGPRVLGPSFVPTHLPRTAG encoded by the coding sequence ATGACCCTCCGCTACTGCAACCCCGTGCACGACGCCTACTTCGCGGACCCCTTCGTCCTGCGGGTCGGGGACGGGTATGTCGCCTACGGTACCGGCCGGGTGGTCGACGGGCGCGCTTTTGAAGTGCTCACGTCTCCAGACCTCATCACCTGGAGCAGCGTGGGAGGCGCCCTCGAGCTGCTACCCCCGGAGGCCGGAAGCGACTACTGGGCACCGGAGGTCACCGAGGCTCATGGGAAGTGGTGGATGTACTACTCCGTGGGATTCGGGGACGCTGGCCACCATCTGCGGGTCGCGGTCGCCGACCGTCCGACGGGCCCGTTCATCGACCAGGGCATCAATCTCACCCCGGGGGAGCGCTTCGCCATCGACGCGAGCCCCTTCCGGGACGAGGACGGCACCTGGTACCTCTTCTACGCCCGGGACGTCCTCGAGGGCGACCGGGTCGGCACCATGCTCGCCGTCGACGTGCTGGAGGGCATGACCCGGCTGCGCGGACAGCCTCGCACCATGCTGCGGCCCAGTGGCGACTGGCAGGTGTTCCTGCGCGAGCGGAAGATGTACGGGCAGGTCTATGACTGGCACACGCTGGAAGGTCCGTTCGTCCGCCGCTACGAGGGCCGCTACTACTGCTTCTACTCCGGCGGTTCCTGGCTGGAGCCGACGTACGGTGTCGCGTATGCCGTGGCCGATCACCCGCTCGGGCCATGGGTCGAGCCGGCCGGCATCCCCCCTCTGCTGCGGACCGTGTCGGACAAGGTGATCGGCCCCGGGCACAACTGCGTGGTCACCGGTCCCGGCGGGCAGGACGTCGTCGTCTACCACGCGTGGGACCCGGGCCGGACGGCTCGCCGGATGTGC